The DNA sequence AAATTGCTATGCACCCAAATAAAAAGATCAATAAACAACAATTATAGAGACTAAATATCAATTAacacacattattggcccccaatagaaatattattgcctcccaataatatAATCAGAACTACAACAACACTTAGGAAACTGCTCAAACCCAAATCCAAGGATGAATTCACCAAAAAAAACACGAAGTTAATATAGAAATTCCAAACTAACACAATGCACTCAAAAACACCTGGAAATTCAAATCAAAACTgcaaaaacaattcaaaaccaaaacaaacataacaCAAAGATCTGATTCAGAAAAATCAGTTCAAAAATAACACAACAATTCGTACACAAAAAGACCTAAAATCAAACAGATTAAATCGAGCTAAAAGTCAAACAGATTAGATAgagctaaagaaaaaaaagcaaacCGCAATGGAGGAACACAAAGAGCATCTCGATCTCGCTCCATGTGAAAATCGCAGCATATCTTCTCTCTCTAGGAATCACAAGTCTTCTACCACCAGCTCTAAATACAAATCGCAGAGCTTTACACACTGAAATCGCTGGAGAGCTTCACATACTGGAACCagggagcttctctctcttGTCTCCAGAAATTGcacagctcctctctctctctctaaaatggtAGAGCTCCACTCCAAAAAAAACCagggagcttctctctctacaatTCCAGCCgatcctctctctttctctataaaATCGGAGAGATTCGCTCCCTAAATCACGTTTCTGTTACAATTTGAAAGCGTTTCAGTTATAGAGGGCCAAAAGGGTCAGAAATATTGGATAAAACAAACACGTGTTGAAAAGGTTGGGTAATTGGGgtttaaaaatgaaaactgttgattaagtgggcaatctcttagagtgtttgggtaagtggggttaaataACCCCAatattgggtaaatgatcatttccccttgaTTTTATGGTTTTGGTTGGAAGTGTATAGttggagattttttttgttttgtttcactGGTACCAGCGCTGACAGGGCTACATTTATGTTTATGGTTTTACAGCTACGAAATTGAGGCAATTTTTGGATTTCAAGCTGGGAATCGCCATTCCTACTCTGGGGGAGAGTAGTGACTTGCTTAATgctgaagaagagaaaaatgacTACGAGTGGTGAGTTTATTTTCCGTTATCTGATTCTTTAGTTTATCATTGCTAGCTAACCAGTTTTATAATATGCTGATGTGTTCTGAATTACTAAAGACATGATTTAACTGCTTCTAGGATCAATTTGTATCCATGCATTTCTGTTAACTTTCAAATTTAGTGAATTTATCCATTTCACTATTCTGGCATCTTACCTGGCTGATAATTCAAGCGTTTTAATCAAAAAGCTGAAATTTTCTACCTGAAACTGTCTACTTAATCACAGAGCAAAAACTACATGGTTATTCTGCTATGGAAAACACATTGCATTTTTGTTATTTGCATGATGCTTTTCAGTCAGTATCAGTAGTCGTTTCTGTCTTTGTAACTGATAAATTATCTGGTGTTATTGATTTCAATGGTTATTAATACCTCACCACACTCCGCTTATTCCTTTCTGTCACAGAACCGAAATTTTGCTACCTGGAATTGTCTATTTAATCACAGAGCAAAATCAATGTGGTTATTGTTTTATGAGGAATACATTGCAGTTTTGTTCTTTTCATGAGGCTTTCAGCCAGTATTAGGAGTCCACTCCTGTTTCCTTCTTTGTACTGATGAAATGATCTCGTGTTATGAATTTAAAGGTTATTAACGCCTCCCGACACTTCTCTTTTTCCATCCTTGGATGATGAGCCACCACCAGTTACTACGGTACAAAGGGGGAGACCTCGAAGTCAACCTATTTCTATATCAAGATCATCCACGGTAGGCTATCAATTTGTTTTTATGGGACTCAATTATGTTccttagagcaagtgcacccgtagtcaagaaaaggcaaagtcgagaagtcaagaattcgaccagtcaagttactattcactgccactgggcatgggtttacacccgttgtttttcttgcccggtcaacattgttcattattatataattttaggGGGCctcgaaaatcgactttttacacatacataatttgggaaaacttccttcatgaaagttataaagatcgtcgatacgatctcgtgcatacatggaacgcaatattcggagttcgtatgaatttattatgaatttttgaaatctgaaaattttctataaatagcaaaaaaagaaaaaaaattatattttgtttcaaaggacgaaattttttcattttttcatttccCCCCCCCCTCCGGTTCTCTCTctcgcagctgcaccagacccGTTGTTTTtcgtccgacccgacccggatttttcTCCGTCCTCCGGCCAAGGACCCGGCCcccccgaggtcgcctcacctcgTCCTGCCGCTCTGTGGCGTCAAACCGCCCAGAAGCTTCCCCCAggccgagatcgaagcaacccaGGCGGAGCATCACCTCGTCCGTCGTCCCTCACGTCACCTCGTCCCTCACGTCAGCCACGATATGGCCTGGGCCTAGCTGGCATCTGGGTTTGGCCGGTCATGGAAATAGTCATGGGGATGACTATTTTCTTGGCTGTAGTCAAGAAAGGGTGAGTTTTGCCCAGTCAAAAAACCAACGGTGGAAGGACCAAAATCCATCTCAAGGTCATGTAGTCATGTTTTTCTTGACTATGCCCAGTCAAGGTTAAACCAGTGGACATGCTCTTAATAGGGAAAGTGATATTCAGAATGTCATCATATATTCATATCTCACTGTTCTGTGGGAACATGTCCATGTGTTTTTCAACTTTTTGGTTACATACTTTGTATAGCTAGAGCATCTCTATATGCTTGTATTCCTTTCAAATATGCTTGCTGGTTTGAAGAATGTAGATATGGCATCCTTTCACATGTTACAGTTTTTACTCTGTCTGCACTTTGGAGATTACAAATGGATAATGTCAATGGAACTCCATCACATCATTTTGTAACATATTTTGTGTGGATAAGTGGTTTAAAGAGATACATGGGTATGCTTGTTGCCATCCcttgcttttatttttcatcATTATCCTtcattttcctttgttttataCTAAAAGTCTCTTGGTTTCTTTTCCTACTGGATAGGTGACCTTGGAGTTCTTGGAACTGGAATACCAATAGGAAAACTTGATATGTATGTTGTTGCAGCTGGTATTAATTCAGAGTCATTGGGAGATCAAGCGGAATACCAAGCAACACAGCAAGTTATATTATCTTTCATCATGTAAAACTTAGCTTGGGAaacttgaaaattgaaatgtaTGAATGGGATAACAATGTTCCTTAAATTCAGTATTTGATAAATTGATGTATCACAAGGCTTTTGGTACAAATATTGATCATGGTTTGCATTCAATTTGATTTCCAATTGATTATTATTGTGCATTAGGTAAAATGAACTAAAAAACTAGAATTCGGTTATCTaatattaatcatatatatGGTCACTgtgatttataaaaattaaaagttaacaaaaatttaTCACGCCATAACAACattgtattaccaaacaatcaaggcaaaataatctcttatgtccaatttggtcattccacaaacaaaaaacacaagccagtttgagtttaccaaacactttgacACTGCTTTTGTCACTGACAGcacttataaaaagccagtttaccaaacactcagctattttacttttcagccacttattctcataAATAAGCAGAAACCAGTTTTTCTGAGAAGCACAGCCATATCAAACATAGCCTAAACCTTTCTCAAGTAGATTTCAATTTAATAAATTATCACGTGAAAGTAACGTGTGTGGACCCAGAGAATCTGAGCATGCAAATCTCAGAGCATGGAAGTCGTTCTCTGATTTGAAACAGCAAAAATGTAAAGTCATTCATTGCTCCATACTGTTTAGGGtactatttatttattgaatATGGCATGATTGAACTTATGTTGACAGCCTTATCAATttgataatatttttattttattttgggcAATGACAATTTGATCATAAACGAAGGACACTTCTGAAAAGCTTTAAATCGTAGTTGGGGTGAGTAGTAGCGTTGTGGATTAATAACACACTGCAACTCTTACTCTTCACCTAAGACACTGCAAAGAGAGCCATTTCCATggagtcttcttcttctccagccAACTTTCCAAGATGGGCACCAAGTCCAAGCCCCTCAAGATTATTACTATCACCAGTGGAAGACACCAAGATCAAGGGTAGTGCTGCTCATGATTTTGCAGAAGATGGCATATCCTTATCATGTTCTAGCATGGAAAGGATTTTCCCATTTAGCATTGGATTCAAAAGCACTACTACTAGTACTGCTTATGCTTCTGCGGTTGAAAAGTCACTAGAAGCTGAAAATGCTAATGTCCGAAGGAGTGGTGCTACTCATGTTGAACTTGGGTCAAGAGAGAAGGGCATTTCTTTGACATGGGAGGACTTGTGGGTCGGAGTAGGTGATGGGAAGAGTGGGCAGAAGATGATTTTGCAGGGGCTTACTGGGTTTGCTCAACCTGGTGGGGTTTTGGCTATAATGGGTCCTTCTGGCTGTGGCAAATCTACCCTTTTGGATGCTTTGGCAGGTATATACtcgaatatatataattatttctttgttttcttagtGAATACCATGTTCTACGGCTCGATCTGTAGTCAATCCTATTTCCAATTGGAATAGTTGAAAAAAGTCGGGAATCTTGGATTACTAATTGGTTGAATATTAGCAATCAGTACTCCAGAGAAACAAATCTGGATCTCTATATTTGCTCATAGACAAACTTATCGGGCTAATTGATAAAATTGTTCACATTGTTTCCTTGCAATGAGTACAGATCCTAAGGAAGTGCTTTCCAAGGAAGCAACAAATATGTGCTACTTCAGAAATTAAGCACCGTAAAACGCTTTTAGCGGTTCTAGAACAATATCACACAAACTCCAACCATGGGTGATTAATTAGGAGACCTGAGCAAGTAATTAATTAATGGTTTTGTGTTGAAATAATATGGTTCGATCGGTACGGTAAAGGGTGAGATCGATTAGGGTTGAGGTACTTTAAATATGCAAGTCTTCTCCATATATCTGTGCATCTAATTAGACATGTACAAGTCTTCTCTATATAATAATTTGTTCTCATCTTTTCATTAAAAAATACAGACTTTAAATTTTGCAGGAAGGCTAAGTTCAAGCGCACAGCAGAGAGGAAAGATCTTAATCAATGGCCGGAAAGAAACTCTTGCCTACGGAACCTTGGTAAGGAAATTGAATAAAACATGGGATTGGCGCTCTGAAATTCTCATTGATCAATACATTGTCATGTGAATTGTTGACGGGGGTTAATGTAAGTTAAGTGGTCATGTTGAAACTATATATTGTTATAAAAATCGTTAGGCGGTAGTCAGGCGATGGAGAATGGCCTAGTGCCTAGGTGTTTAGGCAAGGCTTAGATGaatatttactttattttaattttattttattatgcaacatataaatgagtgtaattaaaacaaaaaactataCTTGACAAAgttaagcatataatttaaaagTGTTGTATTTGACctaaaaaaatatttcaaatattttttttgaatccTGCCAGGCGGCCCAGGCCGCTGTGCAGAGAGTTTTTCAGAACACTGGTTTAGAACTATTTGAAATTAATACACTTAAATACTTATTAATTTCTCATTGTTTTTTGGAAATAAGAATTCAGATCCTAAACCCTTAATTAGAAACATCATTTAATTCTTATGTCTATATCGATCGTCATTGGTATAGGCATATGTGACACAAGATGACACGCTAATGACAACATTAACAGTAAGGGAAGTTGTGAATTACTCGGCTCAACTACAACTCCCTAACTCCATGTCGAAAacagaaaagaaggaaagagcAGAGACGACGATAAGGGAGATGGGTTTGCAAGACTCCATGGACACAAGAATTGGAGGTTGGAGCAGAAAAGGCCTCAGTGGTGGACAAAAAAGAAGAGTTAGCATCTGCCTTGAAATCTTAACTCGTCCGAAGCTTTTATTCCTCGATGAGCCTACTAGTGGACTAGACAGTGCAGCATCTTACCATGTCATGAACCGCATTATTAAACTGGCTCACCGCGATGGAAGGACAGTCATTTCATCAATTCATCAACCTAGCAGTGAAGTGTTTGAGCTTTTCCAAAATCTTTGTCTTCTCTCCTCTGGTAGAACAGTCTATTTTGGCCCTGCTTCAACGGCAGAACAGGTATTACTTCCTTTGGAGAATGAATGTGAATTCACGTATTACTCTGACTTTCATGTGAACAAAGTTGAGTTTTTATAAACACTTAAACTATAGTACCTGTCATGGCGCAGTTTTTTGCTTTAAATGGCTTCCCATGCCCAGCTCTGAGAAACCCATCAGATCACTGCCTGAGAACTATAAACAAGGATTTTGATATTGTAAGTCTTCTTATAACAATTACTATCCatgtagaatttttttttgcaagAAAATAATTTTGATCCTTGTAGCAAGAATTTATGGAAACTCTAGCAAAAAGTTGACTTCAGTATTGAATTTTAGGACATTGAACAAGGGCTTGAGGGAAAAACAAGCACCGAGGAAGCAATTAAGATTCTCATAAATTCATACAAGTCTTCAGGAACTTTCAAGCAACTTGAGCACCGGGTAACTGAAATTTGCCAACAGGTCAGTTACTAGTCTTATGGTTTGGAATGATCCATCTCCAATTCCAGTATTATCAAGGAATGTAGGTATAAAGCAAAACGTTTAATGATTACCTTACTCTTTTTACTGTCTGGTAGAAAGGTGGAGCTCTAATGAAAGGAAGCCAAGCCAACTTTATAACTCAATGCCTGGTTTTGACAAGGAGATCATTCGTGAATATGTACCGCGATCTAGGCTACTACTGGCTTCGTCTTGCAATTTACATTGCCTTGTGCTTATGTGTAGGGACTATTTATCATGAAATTGACTCCACTTTTGACTCAATACAGGTAATTTAATTAGTGAAGATACGAGTGAGATGTTTGTGTCCTAATGCATGTTCTACCATTTTAGCTGTTCTAGCACATTAGCCAATGATTTAATACCTTCAAAATGAATGTACTTTTTTCAGGATAGAGCATCAATGCTCATGTTTGTTGCAGCATTCTTAACTTTCATGGCAATAGGTGGATTTCCTTCTTTTGTAGAAGACATGAAGGTGAGTAATCATAGTTATGcactacacatatatattcattaTTCTTTATTGATAATCTGACCCCTTTTCTCTATCACCAACCAGATTTTCGAGCGTGAAAGATTAAACGGGCACTATGGTGTTGCTGCATTTGTTGTTGGAAACTCATTTTCTTCCATTCCATACTTACTGATGATCTCTTTAATTCCTGGAGCAATAGCCTATTTCCTTGTTGGCCTTCAGAAGAGCTTTGACCACTTCACCTATTTTGCATTGGTTCTGTTTGTGTGTCTGATGTTGGTTGAGAGCTTGATGATGATTGTAGCAAGCATTGTGCCAGATTTCCTCATGGGTGTTATCACAGGTTCTGGAATTCTAGGAGTGATGTTGTTGAATGGAGGTTTCTTCCGAAAACCTCACGATCTTCCAAACCCCTTCTGGAGATACCCAATGTACTATATCGGATTCCACAAGTATGTAAATCAAGGATTCTACAAGAATGAGTTTGAAGGACTAACATTTCCCAGTAATCAAGCAGGAGGGCCACCCATCATTACTGGTGAAGAAATATTGAAGAGTATTTGGCAAATGGAGATGGGCTACTCTAAGTGGGTTGATCTTGCCATTTTGTTTGGAATGGTAATTGTTTACAGGCTCATGTTCTTTGGAATCATCAAGACAAGTGAAAAGGTCACGCCAATCATCAAAGCTCTTCTTAACAGTTAATAGGTAACTCATCTTCCTAGTCTACAGTGTAAGCAAAACTATAGTTTGTATATGCTACAATAGTGTAGCATACATTGACATGTCTATTCAAGTATTCAACCATGCTTCAAGTGACTTGGAGAGCCAAAAGGAAATAAAAGGTTGTTGTGAAAAGTTTCAGTTACATCAATTTGGATGCAGACGTACTTAGGCACTACATGCAGTTACATTATTTTCTCATAGCAGTAGATTTCACTACAACAGAGCCTGGCCATTTATGAATATAAATCTTGGTTTAAGGTGTTGCACAGCAATCATGTTTTCGTGCGTTTATCTccttttcaacttcttcttcgCCTGGCCGGACAGGATCAatttgtttaagtatattggtattgagagagattgatgagagaagtgtatttcattatagagaataggagccctatatatagggattacaaagtgcataatctaatgttacaaggaataccaatccgtgtaggattgggaaatctagaaccttctctcctattcctattcctagtttgataaggcacactaaacttgattttccttcaacactcccccttgtgccgctcaaacttggtagtgacgcttcatccgttgcctcgttaaaaaccttgccaggtaacaaaaaccctgtgggacaaaaataatcctggtcgaaggacaaaaagagcacaacacgtccttcactcttcgagatcgaacatgtagacatcataactccccctgatgtcgatatctccccctgattgctacaatcgtgggagttcggataactttctcaatccgatgctcttcacatgtttctcgaaggtggatttaggtaacgacttagtgaataagtccgctacattatcctctgatcggatttgattcacttcaatctttagaagtgattgttgttgctgattataaaagaacttaggcgatatatgcttggtgttgtcgcccttgatgaaacctaacttcatttgttcaatacaagctgcattatcctcataaatgcatgtagggtcatctgtggtagacttcaaaccacaacttccttgaatgtgtcgaattacagaccttaaccatacacattcacgtacagcttcatgtagagcaataatctctgcatgatttgaggaagtagcaacaagggtctgtttcgtagacctccaagatatcgcagtgcttcccatggtaaagacataacctgtttgggagcgacctttgtgagggtcagagaggtaccctgcatcagcaaagcccatcaagacatcattgtcgttttgatggagggagataggaggacgccggccaccatgagcggcggcggcgccggcgccggcaacatggccggcggccattccatggacgggggcgttttgcctttttgggtccgatcccaattttccgtcattccttttctctctgtagggatagaataggcccatatcaatcgtacctcttaggtatcgaaagatggtctttacaccaatccaatggcggcgtgttggcgcagagctgtgtcgagctaacaagttcactgcgaatgagatatccggtcttgtgcattgagctaagtacaataatgcgcctattgcacttaaatagggcacttcggcctctaggggttcttcgtcctcatcccttggacgaaacggatcttttccgggctcaagactacggccgatcatgggagtacttgcaggctttgctttatcttcattaaagcgccttaggattttctgagtatatgcagactgatggatcaagattccatcactacggtgctcgagttctaaaccgagacaaaaccgtgttttcccaagatctttcatctcgaattcggatttcaagtatttagcagtttccttcaactcatctagagttccaattaggttcatgtcatcgacataaactgctacgattgcaaatccggaacttgtccttttaatgaacacgcatgggcatatttcattgttaatatatcccttcccaatcaagtagtcacttagacgattataccacatccgtccggattgttttaatccatatagtgagcgttttaatcttattgaaaacgcgctccgtggtttagagctacttgatttgggtaattgaagtccatctggaaccttcatatatatctctgaatctagatccccatagagatatgctgtaaccacatccataagctgcatgtcaagtttttcggaaactaccaaactgacaaggtagcggaacgttataacgtccattacgggagaatatgtctcctcgtagtcgattccagggcgttgtgagaaaccttgcgccacaaggcgggctttatatcttaccacctcatttttctcattacgctttctaacaaagacccatttatggccaacaggctttacacttgggggtgtctgcgttacaggcccaaatacctgtctctttgttagtgaatccaattcaacctggatcgcatctttccatttaggccaatctgctcttcgttgacattcttcaacagagcgaggttcgatatcatcatattctataattccttttgcaatatgatatgcaaatgcatcatcaatcgccatagaatttctatccatcatctcatgtacactagtgtaatttatggagatctctctattctctggagttggttctgacattggagcgtcccccaatgatgtctcttggacataaccataatccggaatattctcatgagatagattatttatatcgatgattaatggattattctgtgccaaactcgctttctttcttgggcgagaatccatcgaacctataggcctcccgcgcttcctggcaggagccatgggcctagccacaacgtcaccatcactgtgagaggggacgttggcgccatgctcaaatcctcttgagttagcgtcatgtcctctagttttagggacatcaatccttgcaggcacgtttgcagcaggtatgtgtgatctcgtcactttagcgatatcagaaaacgcatcaggcatcgattctgctacgttctgaagatcgagaattctccgcacttcaatttcagactgtgcggttcggggatcaagatgagacagagtggggacagacca is a window from the Rosa chinensis cultivar Old Blush chromosome 2, RchiOBHm-V2, whole genome shotgun sequence genome containing:
- the LOC112190767 gene encoding ABC transporter G family member 1, whose product is MESSSSPANFPRWAPSPSPSRLLLSPVEDTKIKGSAAHDFAEDGISLSCSSMERIFPFSIGFKSTTTSTAYASAVEKSLEAENANVRRSGATHVELGSREKGISLTWEDLWVGVGDGKSGQKMILQGLTGFAQPGGVLAIMGPSGCGKSTLLDALAGRLSSSAQQRGKILINGRKETLAYGTLAYVTQDDTLMTTLTVREVVNYSAQLQLPNSMSKTEKKERAETTIREMGLQDSMDTRIGGWSRKGLSGGQKRRVSICLEILTRPKLLFLDEPTSGLDSAASYHVMNRIIKLAHRDGRTVISSIHQPSSEVFELFQNLCLLSSGRTVYFGPASTAEQFFALNGFPCPALRNPSDHCLRTINKDFDIDIEQGLEGKTSTEEAIKILINSYKSSGTFKQLEHRVTEICQQKGGALMKGSQANFITQCLVLTRRSFVNMYRDLGYYWLRLAIYIALCLCVGTIYHEIDSTFDSIQDRASMLMFVAAFLTFMAIGGFPSFVEDMKIFERERLNGHYGVAAFVVGNSFSSIPYLLMISLIPGAIAYFLVGLQKSFDHFTYFALVLFVCLMLVESLMMIVASIVPDFLMGVITGSGILGVMLLNGGFFRKPHDLPNPFWRYPMYYIGFHKYVNQGFYKNEFEGLTFPSNQAGGPPIITGEEILKSIWQMEMGYSKWVDLAILFGMVIVYRLMFFGIIKTSEKVTPIIKALLNS